One window of Desulfarculus baarsii DSM 2075 genomic DNA carries:
- a CDS encoding ArnT family glycosyltransferase, whose amino-acid sequence MSPRVKDQRPPWAEAVYWLTLAALCGALFFGALGARTLWETDEARYAEIGREMLDAPSWQWWVVPRLNYVKYMEKPPLPYWLIALSFKAFGVSDYSARLVPAVFGALSVLLTCLLGRWLWSMRAGFFAGLVLCTGLMFALLSQVLLVDMVLCFGVVLSLLGLWAMLQERWWGLYAFWLGCAFGFLTKGLLGPGLAGLAALIFLGLCGQWRKMLGLFDYRGVLLFAALCAPWLIAATVLEDGFIKYFFWDEQFGRLTTTVHQRHEPFWYYFALLPAAFFPWTMLWPAVVARLWPGRAWRAPQNRALLFCLVWFGSYFVFLTLSQSKMLHYALPMLPPLALLTGRALAGMAEDGWALPAGRAVRWGLDALAGLMLLCAAAVPLAPQFAPEASYERLGLAVFAVPLALAAAAFGVHLTRGKTWAAVAVPLAVFAMMAGGYLVASPLIDDYRSLAGLVRPIRDKLSPDDVLASYGDYYHGAVFYGRRRVMIVGNWGELDYGRQRDPQADKWFLAEGHRHEAVVKLARSPRRVFLLGETEKFQRLLDAKALDQAGVKLHQWARLGDKSLYVNRPRP is encoded by the coding sequence ATGAGCCCTCGGGTCAAGGATCAGCGGCCGCCGTGGGCCGAGGCCGTCTATTGGCTGACGCTGGCGGCGCTGTGCGGCGCATTGTTTTTTGGCGCGCTGGGCGCGCGCACGCTGTGGGAGACCGACGAGGCCCGCTACGCCGAGATCGGCCGTGAGATGCTCGATGCCCCGTCGTGGCAGTGGTGGGTGGTCCCCAGGCTCAACTATGTTAAATACATGGAAAAACCGCCGCTGCCCTATTGGTTGATCGCGTTGTCTTTCAAGGCCTTTGGCGTCTCGGACTACAGCGCGCGCCTTGTGCCGGCGGTGTTTGGCGCGCTGTCGGTGCTGCTTACGTGCCTGCTGGGGCGTTGGTTGTGGTCGATGCGGGCGGGTTTTTTCGCCGGCTTGGTCCTTTGCACGGGCCTGATGTTCGCGCTGCTGAGCCAGGTGCTGCTGGTCGATATGGTCTTGTGCTTTGGCGTGGTGTTGTCGCTGCTGGGGCTCTGGGCCATGCTCCAGGAGCGCTGGTGGGGGCTTTACGCCTTTTGGCTGGGCTGCGCGTTCGGCTTTTTGACCAAGGGCCTGCTGGGCCCCGGCCTGGCCGGGCTGGCCGCGCTGATCTTTTTGGGCCTCTGCGGCCAATGGCGCAAGATGCTTGGACTTTTCGACTACCGCGGCGTGTTGCTCTTTGCCGCGCTGTGCGCGCCGTGGTTGATCGCCGCCACGGTCCTTGAGGACGGCTTCATCAAATATTTCTTTTGGGACGAACAATTCGGCCGCCTGACCACCACCGTCCATCAGCGCCACGAGCCGTTTTGGTATTATTTCGCCTTGCTGCCGGCGGCGTTTTTTCCGTGGACGATGCTTTGGCCGGCCGTGGTCGCCAGGCTGTGGCCGGGGCGGGCCTGGCGCGCGCCGCAAAACCGGGCGCTTTTGTTTTGCCTGGTCTGGTTTGGTTCTTATTTCGTGTTTCTGACGCTGAGCCAATCAAAAATGCTGCACTACGCCTTGCCCATGCTGCCGCCGCTGGCGTTGTTGACCGGCCGGGCCCTGGCCGGCATGGCCGAGGACGGCTGGGCCTTGCCGGCCGGCCGGGCGGTTCGCTGGGGTCTGGATGCATTGGCCGGGCTGATGCTGTTGTGCGCGGCGGCCGTGCCGCTGGCGCCCCAGTTCGCGCCCGAGGCAAGCTACGAGCGCTTGGGCCTGGCGGTCTTTGCCGTGCCGCTGGCGTTGGCGGCGGCGGCCTTTGGCGTCCATTTGACGCGGGGCAAGACCTGGGCCGCCGTGGCGGTTCCGTTGGCTGTTTTTGCAATGATGGCTGGCGGGTACCTCGTCGCTTCGCCCCTGATCGACGATTATCGCTCGTTGGCCGGGCTGGTGCGGCCCATCCGCGACAAGTTGAGCCCCGACGACGTGCTGGCCAGCTATGGCGATTACTACCACGGCGCTGTATTCTATGGCCGCCGACGGGTGATGATCGTGGGCAACTGGGGCGAGCTCGATTACGGCCGCCAGCGCGACCCCCAGGCCGACAAGTGGTTCTTGGCCGAAGGCCACCGGCACGAAGCCGTCGTGAAACTGGCGCGCTCGCCGCGGCGGGTGTTTTTGCTGGGCGAGACGGAAAAGTTCCAGCGCCTGCTCGACGCCAAGGCGTTGGATCAGGCCGGGGTCAAACTCCACCAGTGGGCCCGCCTGGGCGACAAGAGCCTCTACGTCAACCGGCCCCGCCCCTGA
- a CDS encoding ArnT family glycosyltransferase, translating to MKWSNEAGLWLVAAVIVTLLAGLMFLADLGGLALTDRDEGEYAATVGEMVRSGDYLVPTLNGRNYLEKPILIFWAIAGAQAVFGPGELAARLPSALPALAVILLVGALAWRYGGLALGVMSAAACAFTPLFVLVGRASLTDMLLTLWITGALAAFFVAVEEQEPGRRRWWYLAAWAALGLGFLTKGPVAPAVVLPTALIYALCQRRLWPVLKTAQIHWGLLIFLVINLPWYGLVFLRLGGEFWDAFFVAQNLRRFSEVLLGHGGGFLLYPPVMLLGGFPFVAAALPELGRALGRNPATARAQDPLARLRLLAAIAALVVLVAFSLAATKQINYILPAFPFLALLAGCYLLGLWKGQAGGRLARGVFGVALGFSGGLMTVAVLALPAGLPLFWDKIVASIRFDSSEYALPEAAPLVALWPILLGLTLGALLVGVWLAWRRGSLRLIPPILASGALLGCAMLFFGLLPQVAQAIQEPAKQMALALKERAPADRVVSYGLWKPTMIFYLDRQIPRLRVEQQQELAVELAKAEPVWLLSRVALAQKLAAAPGFVELGRWGGYLLGGNQAASARWRQGQAAPAAPGDPS from the coding sequence ATGAAGTGGTCGAACGAGGCGGGCCTCTGGCTGGTGGCGGCGGTGATCGTGACGCTGTTGGCCGGTTTAATGTTTTTGGCCGACCTGGGCGGCCTGGCCCTGACCGATCGTGACGAGGGCGAATACGCCGCCACGGTGGGCGAAATGGTTCGTTCGGGCGATTATCTTGTCCCCACGCTCAACGGCCGCAATTATCTGGAAAAACCGATTCTCATTTTTTGGGCCATCGCCGGCGCCCAGGCCGTTTTCGGCCCTGGCGAGCTGGCCGCGCGGCTGCCTTCGGCCTTGCCGGCCTTGGCGGTGATCTTGCTGGTGGGCGCGCTGGCCTGGCGTTACGGCGGCTTGGCTCTGGGCGTGATGTCGGCGGCGGCCTGCGCCTTCACGCCGCTGTTTGTCCTGGTGGGCCGGGCCAGCCTGACCGACATGCTGCTGACCCTGTGGATCACCGGGGCCTTGGCCGCCTTTTTCGTGGCCGTCGAGGAGCAAGAGCCCGGCCGCCGGCGCTGGTGGTATCTGGCGGCCTGGGCCGCCCTGGGCCTGGGTTTTCTGACCAAGGGCCCGGTGGCCCCGGCGGTGGTGCTGCCCACGGCGCTCATCTACGCCCTGTGCCAGCGGCGGCTGTGGCCGGTGCTCAAGACGGCCCAGATTCATTGGGGTCTGTTGATTTTTCTCGTCATCAACCTGCCGTGGTATGGCCTGGTCTTCTTGCGCCTGGGCGGCGAATTTTGGGACGCCTTTTTCGTGGCGCAGAACCTGCGTCGTTTCAGCGAGGTGCTTTTGGGCCACGGCGGCGGATTTTTGCTTTATCCGCCGGTGATGCTCTTGGGCGGTTTTCCCTTCGTGGCGGCGGCCTTGCCCGAGTTGGGCCGGGCCCTGGGCCGCAATCCGGCCACGGCCAGGGCCCAAGATCCGCTGGCCCGGCTGCGCCTGCTGGCGGCCATCGCCGCGCTGGTGGTGCTGGTGGCGTTTTCCCTGGCGGCCACCAAGCAGATCAACTACATCCTGCCGGCGTTTCCGTTTTTGGCCTTGCTTGCTGGCTGCTATTTGCTTGGCCTGTGGAAGGGCCAGGCCGGCGGACGCCTGGCGCGGGGCGTCTTTGGGGTGGCGCTGGGCTTCAGCGGCGGGCTGATGACGGTGGCCGTGCTGGCTCTGCCGGCGGGGTTGCCGCTGTTTTGGGACAAGATCGTGGCCTCGATCCGCTTTGACAGCAGCGAGTACGCCCTGCCCGAGGCCGCGCCGCTGGTGGCGCTGTGGCCGATCTTGCTGGGCCTGACACTGGGCGCGCTGCTGGTAGGGGTTTGGCTGGCCTGGCGAAGGGGTAGCTTGCGGCTGATTCCGCCGATCTTGGCCTCTGGCGCGCTTTTGGGCTGCGCCATGCTGTTTTTTGGCCTGCTGCCCCAGGTGGCCCAGGCCATCCAGGAGCCGGCCAAGCAGATGGCCCTGGCGCTCAAGGAGCGCGCGCCGGCCGACCGGGTGGTCAGCTACGGCCTGTGGAAGCCGACGATGATCTTTTACCTGGACCGCCAGATCCCGCGCCTGCGCGTCGAGCAGCAGCAAGAGCTGGCCGTCGAACTGGCCAAGGCCGAGCCGGTCTGGCTGCTCAGCCGGGTGGCCCTGGCCCAGAAGCTGGCCGCCGCGCCTGGCTTCGTGGAGCTTGGCCGTTGGGGCGGCTATCTGCTGGGCGGCAACCAGGCCGCGTCGGCGCGTTGGCGACAAGGCCAGGCTGCCCCCGCCGCGCCGGGAGACCCTTCATGA
- a CDS encoding phosphatase PAP2 family protein: MPRSSLGRGLLLAALAAGLALVWLLGGDRLLADDLMYLKTGPIGHAWQFMAYWLGHGGVQAGAMGFLLLLGLAVRKLDLTPTALAAGGLLVQIVKHLVGRPRPGRNMLAWDLQGLSFDSDLHSFPSGHATTTFALAAVLAARFPRWSWAFYLAALFISLGRVVGGSHFVSDVLVGAMLGLVVGWLLAWRCKVGVGGR, from the coding sequence ATGCCTAGAAGCAGCCTGGGCCGGGGCTTGCTGCTGGCCGCGTTGGCGGCCGGGTTGGCCTTGGTCTGGCTGTTGGGCGGCGACCGCCTGTTGGCCGACGACCTGATGTACCTTAAAACCGGCCCCATCGGCCACGCCTGGCAGTTCATGGCCTATTGGCTGGGCCACGGCGGCGTGCAGGCCGGGGCCATGGGCTTTTTGTTGCTGTTGGGCCTGGCCGTCAGAAAGCTCGACCTGACGCCCACGGCGCTGGCCGCCGGCGGCCTGCTGGTGCAGATCGTCAAACATCTGGTGGGCCGGCCGCGGCCGGGCCGGAACATGCTGGCCTGGGATCTGCAAGGGCTGTCCTTTGATAGCGACCTGCACTCGTTCCCCTCGGGCCACGCCACCACCACCTTCGCCCTGGCGGCGGTGCTGGCGGCGCGTTTTCCACGCTGGTCGTGGGCGTTTTATTTGGCGGCGCTCTTCATCTCGCTGGGCCGGGTGGTGGGCGGATCGCATTTTGTCAGCGACGTGTTGGTGGGAGCCATGTTGGGCCTGGTGGTGGGCTGGCTATTGGCCTGGCGCTGCAAGGTTGGAGTGGGCGGGCGATGA